One window from the genome of Clarias gariepinus isolate MV-2021 ecotype Netherlands chromosome 15, CGAR_prim_01v2, whole genome shotgun sequence encodes:
- the rras2 gene encoding ras-related protein R-Ras2 isoform X1: protein MQCWLAAMWCGRSFLLDFSTSRGHRALLSITLTPSSWKLSYFVTDYDPTIEDSYTKQCVIDERPARLDILDTAGQEEFGAMREQYMRTGEGFLLVFSVTDRGSFEEIYKFQRQILRVKDRDEFPMILVGNKADLELQRQVSQEEGQQLARQLKVTYMEASAKIRMNIDQAFHELVRVIRKFQEQECPPSPEPTRKEKDKSGCHCVIV, encoded by the exons ATGCAGTGCTGGCTGGCTGCCATGTGGTGTGGGCGGAGCTTCCTACTGGACTTTTCCACTTCGAGAGGACACAGAGCTCTGCTTTCCATCACACTCACACCGTCGTCATGGAAACTG tCCTACTTTGTCACTGATTATGATCCCACGATTGAGGACTCGTACACAAAGCAGTGTGTGATCGATGAGAGACCTGCACGGCTTGACa tactggACACAGCAGGACAGGAAGAGTTCGGGGCGATGAGAGAACAGTACATGAGGACAGGAGAGGGATTCCTACTCGTCTTCTCTGTCACTGACCGGGGCAG ctTTGAGGAAATCTACAAATTCCAAAGACAGATTCTGAGGGTGAAGGACCGGGATGAGTTTCCCATGATCCTCGTGGGCAACAAGGCTGATCTCGAACTGCAGAGACAg GTGAGTCAGGAGGAGGGGCAGCAGCTCGCGCGACAGCTCAAAGTCACGTACATGGAGGCGTCGGCTAAAATCCGCATGAATATAGACCAGGCTTTCCACGAGCTCGTCCGCGTCATCAG GAAGTTCCAGGAGCAGGAGTGCCCGCCCTCCCCTGAGCCGACGCGCAAAGAGAAGGACAAGAGCGGCTGCCACTGCGTGATCGTCTGA